The following coding sequences lie in one Alloacidobacterium dinghuense genomic window:
- a CDS encoding esterase/lipase family protein, translating into MSRDCRMGKKINYVLVALCILFHASASFSQAALQQNQTQVAPRARVIVFVHGLHGSRESWRASNGAYWPDLIRTDPRFAYSDVEVAEYPTPASNGRMSSMQLADILWTHLKQDHVWEHREVVFIAHSLGGILVEEMLLRHPAEAARVKFIVSYGTPHEGSPIARIASIYDKDPLLNDLSDASNNAFLTQLENNWRGHDSVNGIHRFCAYESEDTTPENGFGRYLKTHARVVSYFSATYGCDVTTPPQEIHADHLHMVRPLDRTSSAYDFFYRVYRDNPILEEQVVTRDNVIAGLEAGCGRSNANPDLQVPIALDSTMHEKVTAATASLVDMMDLRDVNPPVVIRIDPDGVAHVQYGFSGPAKKLLVCLGTARASLKVEFSIDRQVPVREPSN; encoded by the coding sequence ATGAGCAGAGACTGTCGGATGGGCAAGAAGATCAATTATGTTCTGGTCGCCCTTTGCATCCTATTTCACGCTTCCGCTTCGTTTTCCCAAGCTGCTCTGCAACAAAACCAAACGCAAGTGGCCCCTCGGGCAAGGGTCATTGTTTTTGTGCATGGCCTTCATGGGAGCCGCGAATCCTGGCGGGCTTCGAATGGCGCCTATTGGCCGGATTTGATTCGCACAGACCCGCGCTTCGCCTATTCTGATGTTGAGGTTGCTGAGTATCCCACGCCGGCGTCGAATGGCCGGATGTCCAGTATGCAGCTGGCCGACATCCTCTGGACGCATCTCAAGCAGGATCATGTCTGGGAGCATCGCGAGGTGGTTTTCATCGCGCATAGTCTGGGCGGCATTCTTGTCGAAGAGATGCTGTTGAGACATCCTGCGGAGGCAGCGAGAGTCAAGTTCATCGTGTCGTATGGGACGCCGCACGAGGGCTCGCCGATCGCCCGAATTGCTTCCATCTATGACAAGGACCCGCTCCTCAACGATCTCAGCGATGCCAGCAATAATGCATTCCTGACTCAACTGGAAAACAACTGGCGAGGGCATGATTCCGTAAATGGCATTCATCGGTTCTGCGCTTATGAATCCGAAGACACAACTCCGGAAAACGGATTTGGCCGCTATCTCAAGACCCATGCCCGCGTGGTCAGCTACTTCAGTGCGACTTATGGATGCGATGTGACCACGCCGCCGCAGGAGATCCATGCCGATCACCTGCACATGGTCCGGCCTCTGGACCGGACATCAAGTGCCTATGACTTTTTTTACCGCGTGTACCGCGACAACCCGATCCTCGAAGAACAAGTTGTCACTCGAGACAATGTGATCGCGGGCCTGGAGGCTGGCTGTGGTCGAAGCAACGCGAATCCCGACCTGCAAGTCCCGATAGCTCTCGACAGCACAATGCACGAAAAAGTGACTGCGGCAACGGCCTCCCTGGTCGACATGATGGATCTTCGGGATGTGAACCCGCCGGTCGTTATCAGGATCGACCCGGACGGAGTGGCGCATGTTCAGTACGGATTCAGCGGGCCAGCTAAGAAGCTTCTCGTTTGCCTCGGGACCGCTCGCGCATCCTTGAAGGTTGAGTTTTCTATCGACCGCCAAGTACCAGTGCGCGAGCCATCGAATTGA
- a CDS encoding nucleoside hydrolase — translation MNPHRRPILIDTDTASDDAVALIMALRSSRVEVKAITTVAGNVRVEQATRNALFTVELCGAEVPVFSGAAKPLEGELQTADWFHGQDGLGDHGYAPSVHATASGDAVDAIVAAVQSTPGIEIITLGPLTNLALALERCPTIAHSISRCVVMGGAPCCEGNVTPAAEFNIWVDPEAARAVFASGAPIEMIGWQLARFDAVLNEREIQEVLAFETPLAEFAIRANSTAATAYLAQTGETGISLPDPVAMAVLLDPKLKLEVSPHYVAIECKSDLTRGMTVVDRLGVAADSRNSVVWSDVTQRDQKVEICWKLDVPGWKAELIAALRPENRQSFAT, via the coding sequence ATGAACCCTCATCGGCGACCTATTCTTATTGACACTGACACGGCATCCGACGATGCTGTCGCGTTGATCATGGCTCTGCGTTCGTCCAGAGTTGAGGTCAAAGCCATTACCACTGTCGCTGGTAACGTCAGAGTAGAACAGGCGACACGAAACGCACTCTTCACGGTGGAGCTATGCGGCGCGGAGGTTCCAGTCTTCAGCGGCGCCGCAAAGCCGCTGGAGGGTGAACTTCAGACGGCTGACTGGTTCCATGGACAAGATGGACTAGGCGACCACGGATATGCACCCTCTGTGCATGCAACGGCCTCCGGAGATGCTGTCGACGCGATTGTCGCCGCTGTTCAGTCGACGCCGGGAATCGAGATCATTACGCTGGGACCCCTTACAAACCTGGCATTGGCGCTGGAGCGCTGCCCCACGATCGCACATTCGATAAGCCGATGTGTCGTGATGGGTGGGGCGCCATGCTGCGAAGGCAACGTGACTCCTGCTGCGGAGTTCAATATCTGGGTCGATCCTGAAGCTGCCCGAGCGGTTTTCGCGTCCGGCGCGCCCATCGAAATGATCGGCTGGCAGCTAGCGCGCTTCGATGCGGTGCTGAATGAGCGTGAGATTCAGGAAGTGCTGGCGTTCGAAACACCACTGGCAGAATTTGCCATCCGTGCAAACAGCACGGCCGCGACAGCATATCTTGCGCAGACGGGTGAGACCGGCATCTCTTTGCCGGATCCTGTAGCCATGGCCGTTTTGCTCGATCCCAAGCTCAAACTTGAGGTAAGCCCTCATTATGTGGCGATCGAGTGCAAGAGCGACCTGACCAGGGGAATGACTGTAGTCGACCGGCTCGGTGTGGCCGCCGACTCAAGGAATTCTGTTGTCTGGAGCGACGTCACGCAGAGGGACCAAAAAGTCGAGATTTGCTGGAAGCTGGATGTGCCTGGATGGAAGGCGGAACTGATCGCTGCTCTGAGACCGGAGAATCGACAGTCCTTCGCAACATGA
- the dhaL gene encoding dihydroxyacetone kinase subunit DhaL, with product MKKFINRPENVVEEMLDGLSILHPGMRRLSGHKVIIRADAEQARNHQVAIISGGGSGHEPAHAGYVGRGMLNAAVAGEVFTSPSSDSVFAAIQAVSGERGAVLIVKNYTGDRLNFGLAAEMARAEGIPVEMIIVDDDVALKETGQATGARGLAGTVLVHKLVGAAAAEGKTLAEIAALGREAIQALGTMGVSFSAGTSPAVGKPSFELGADEMELGLGIHGEPGVERTKIKNADQLIETLLQTILGHSKFGDEKRVAVMVNNLGATTDMELAIVSRHALRFLESTAYTVERIYAGTFLSSLDMAGISISVLGINDVRLGWLDATTTAPAWPNVLRQRPGIIADQIKQNVDVSTSSRTGSAVQTEMGQIVGLAIEAACQALIEAEPELTELDRITGDGDLGANMKRAALVVRSKVESYPLDNISETLRALGQTLRRELGGSSGPLYAVLFLRIGNVLAGSGSTNAALWIEALDQGCRAISELGGAMPGDRTMLDALDPFVKSLKKVEGGLSRETLLLAIKSAEQGADSTAQMKPRLGRSSYLGDRVLGHPDPGAKALAIWLRAVCEILADPHQKTHTRKSRQAQ from the coding sequence ATGAAAAAGTTCATCAATCGCCCCGAAAATGTCGTGGAGGAGATGCTCGACGGTTTATCCATACTTCATCCGGGGATGCGCCGATTGTCAGGACATAAAGTCATAATTCGCGCCGATGCCGAACAAGCTCGAAATCATCAGGTAGCGATTATCTCTGGAGGCGGCAGCGGACATGAACCGGCACATGCTGGCTATGTCGGAAGGGGCATGTTGAATGCCGCTGTCGCCGGTGAGGTTTTCACCTCTCCCAGCAGCGATTCAGTCTTCGCCGCCATTCAAGCCGTCTCGGGAGAACGCGGTGCTGTTCTCATCGTCAAGAACTATACCGGGGATCGGTTGAACTTTGGTCTAGCCGCAGAAATGGCGCGAGCTGAAGGCATTCCAGTGGAGATGATCATTGTGGATGATGACGTCGCACTCAAAGAAACAGGGCAAGCGACAGGTGCGCGGGGTTTGGCCGGCACGGTTCTTGTTCACAAGCTGGTGGGAGCAGCCGCCGCCGAAGGCAAGACCCTTGCCGAGATCGCGGCATTGGGCAGAGAGGCAATCCAGGCACTCGGAACCATGGGTGTTTCGTTCTCGGCTGGAACTTCACCTGCTGTGGGAAAGCCTAGCTTCGAACTCGGCGCAGATGAAATGGAGCTCGGCCTGGGTATCCACGGCGAACCCGGCGTCGAGCGAACCAAAATCAAGAATGCAGACCAACTGATCGAAACCTTGCTGCAAACAATTCTTGGGCATAGCAAATTTGGGGATGAGAAACGCGTTGCCGTCATGGTGAATAATCTCGGTGCAACGACAGACATGGAACTTGCGATTGTTTCCCGCCATGCTCTTCGTTTTCTCGAAAGCACGGCGTACACCGTCGAGCGAATCTACGCAGGAACATTTCTCTCGTCTCTTGATATGGCTGGCATCTCAATTTCTGTTCTTGGCATAAATGATGTCAGGCTGGGCTGGCTCGATGCCACAACCACTGCTCCAGCGTGGCCGAATGTGCTCAGGCAGCGCCCGGGAATAATAGCAGATCAAATCAAGCAAAACGTTGATGTCAGCACGTCCTCTCGGACCGGCAGTGCAGTGCAGACTGAGATGGGGCAGATTGTCGGGCTGGCCATAGAAGCCGCTTGCCAGGCTCTGATTGAAGCAGAACCCGAGCTGACTGAATTGGATCGCATTACCGGAGACGGAGATCTGGGCGCCAACATGAAACGTGCGGCCCTGGTCGTTCGTAGCAAAGTAGAGTCATATCCGCTCGATAACATCTCCGAGACGTTGAGAGCGTTGGGACAAACTCTGCGACGCGAGTTGGGCGGGTCATCAGGACCTCTGTACGCGGTGCTCTTTCTCCGGATCGGGAATGTTCTGGCAGGGTCTGGCTCAACGAACGCTGCACTGTGGATCGAAGCGCTCGATCAAGGATGCCGAGCAATAAGCGAATTGGGTGGCGCTATGCCTGGCGATCGAACCATGTTGGATGCACTCGATCCTTTTGTAAAATCCCTGAAGAAAGTCGAAGGAGGTCTATCGAGAGAAACTCTTTTGCTTGCGATCAAAAGCGCGGAACAAGGTGCTGACTCTACTGCCCAAATGAAGCCACGATTAGGAAGATCGAGTTACCTTGGGGATCGCGTACTCGGTCATCCTGACCCTGGAGCGAAGGCGCTTGCGATCTGGCTACGCGCTGTTTGCGAAATATTAGCTGATCCCCACCAGAAAACACATACGCGAAAAAGCAGGCAGGCACAATGA
- the sseA gene encoding 3-mercaptopyruvate sulfurtransferase: protein MNPLVTTSWLGQHLRDPGVVVLDATLPPVGITPAIDTYARYLAQHIPGAVFFDIEKLSDHSTSLPHMLPTPESFSRSMSALGVGDQMTIIVYEQEGVFSAPRAWWMLRAFGALDVHILDGGLSAWIEGNLPIDAGQVERESVPFHANLDQSAVKDFAEIRQLIAEHAQILDARSSGRFSGKMPEPRPGISSGHMPGATNVPFTELLKDGRLKSVIELSEYFATKGVDIAQPITTTCGSGVTAAVIALALTVVGAQQVSLYDGSWAEYAQRPEAVIERNA, encoded by the coding sequence ATGAATCCTCTCGTCACCACATCTTGGCTGGGTCAACATCTCCGTGATCCTGGCGTGGTCGTCCTTGATGCTACGTTGCCTCCTGTCGGTATTACGCCGGCAATAGACACCTATGCCCGTTATCTCGCACAGCATATTCCCGGCGCAGTTTTCTTTGATATCGAGAAGCTCTCGGATCACTCCACATCGCTTCCCCACATGCTGCCAACCCCTGAGTCCTTTTCTCGGAGCATGTCAGCTCTCGGTGTCGGTGACCAGATGACCATCATTGTCTACGAGCAGGAAGGTGTCTTCTCTGCTCCGCGCGCGTGGTGGATGCTGCGTGCATTCGGAGCGCTGGATGTACATATACTTGACGGTGGTCTTAGCGCCTGGATCGAAGGCAACCTTCCCATAGACGCAGGCCAGGTTGAACGAGAATCAGTTCCGTTCCATGCCAATCTGGATCAGAGTGCTGTAAAGGACTTCGCCGAGATTCGTCAATTGATTGCGGAACACGCACAGATTCTGGATGCACGCTCTTCCGGCCGCTTTTCTGGCAAGATGCCTGAACCCAGACCCGGAATAAGCTCTGGCCATATGCCCGGAGCTACAAATGTGCCTTTCACTGAATTACTTAAAGATGGTCGACTAAAATCCGTTATCGAACTCAGCGAATACTTCGCCACCAAAGGTGTGGACATCGCGCAGCCTATTACCACAACCTGTGGCTCAGGCGTTACTGCGGCTGTGATTGCACTCGCTCTCACGGTTGTGGGAGCACAGCAAGTCAGTTTGTATGATGGATCCTGGGCTGAGTATGCACAGCGCCCGGAAGCAGTCATCGAAAGAAATGCTTAG
- a CDS encoding MGMT family protein has product MRSIAKSSRKSLMSHFAVDQLSIQQATRRLLRDASRPEQQRDLAFRRMILSIPAGKVSTYGKVAAAAGYPRYHRAVARLLRTDPPDQLPWHRVLGAGGEIKLHGTAAREQQARLKLEGVRFKGERVDMERFEHSIKPWEV; this is encoded by the coding sequence ATGCGTTCGATCGCGAAATCAAGCCGAAAATCGTTGATGAGCCACTTCGCGGTCGATCAACTATCAATACAGCAAGCCACACGGAGACTCCTGCGTGATGCATCGCGACCAGAACAGCAGCGCGATCTCGCGTTTCGTCGCATGATCCTCTCGATCCCGGCTGGCAAGGTGAGCACCTACGGCAAAGTTGCCGCCGCCGCTGGTTATCCGCGCTACCACCGTGCTGTGGCCCGGCTTCTGCGTACAGATCCGCCCGATCAACTACCTTGGCATCGCGTATTGGGCGCAGGAGGCGAGATCAAGTTGCATGGAACAGCCGCACGGGAACAACAGGCGCGCCTCAAGTTGGAGGGCGTTAGGTTTAAAGGTGAGAGGGTGGATATGGAACGATTTGAGCATTCCATCAAACCTTGGGAGGTCTAA